One region of Pseudomonas sp. B21-040 genomic DNA includes:
- a CDS encoding TetR/AcrR family transcriptional regulator: protein MKVTKDQAAANKEAILTAASRLYREKGIDGIGIGELSRSVGLTHCGFYGQFPGGKEQLASEAVSRTFESNIQDWQNAKSIPALIEGYLTQSHMDNWTEGCPIPALAADVARTGGTVSSSFTKGVERLIETLMVLVEGENNEEKYKESLRILASIAGAMLIARALDKPELSQQFLQSVVSAWSAPAPEKEDSLLAGHR from the coding sequence ATGAAAGTCACGAAAGACCAGGCAGCAGCCAACAAAGAGGCGATCCTCACTGCCGCGTCCCGCTTGTACCGGGAAAAAGGCATCGACGGGATCGGCATCGGCGAACTGTCGCGTTCAGTCGGCCTGACCCACTGCGGCTTCTACGGACAGTTTCCAGGGGGCAAGGAACAGCTGGCTTCAGAAGCCGTCAGCCGCACGTTCGAGTCCAACATCCAGGATTGGCAAAACGCTAAATCCATCCCGGCGCTGATTGAGGGCTACCTGACGCAAAGCCACATGGACAACTGGACCGAAGGCTGCCCCATCCCCGCACTGGCCGCTGACGTCGCCCGAACCGGCGGCACGGTCAGCAGCTCGTTCACCAAAGGTGTTGAGCGCTTGATCGAAACGCTGATGGTGCTTGTCGAAGGCGAAAACAATGAGGAGAAGTACAAGGAATCGCTGCGAATCCTGGCATCGATAGCCGGCGCAATGCTCATTGCCAGGGCCCTGGATAAACCTGAGTTGTCGCAGCAGTTTTTGCAGTCGGTTGTTAGTGCTTGGTCTGCCCCTGCGCCAGAAAAAGAGGATTCATTGCTTGCAGGGCATCGCTGA
- a CDS encoding LysR family transcriptional regulator yields MQRNDLRSIDLNLLVVFEALMQERSVSRAAKKLSLGQPAVSGSLVRLRRLFNDPLFERHGRTMVPTARALCAAQTLGPALDSVCHALANNKA; encoded by the coding sequence ATGCAACGTAATGATCTTCGCAGTATCGATTTGAATCTGCTGGTGGTTTTCGAAGCGCTCATGCAGGAGCGCAGTGTCAGCCGTGCCGCGAAGAAACTGTCGCTCGGACAACCGGCGGTCAGCGGATCCCTGGTGCGATTGCGAAGGCTGTTCAACGACCCATTGTTTGAGCGCCACGGACGCACCATGGTGCCCACCGCGCGGGCGTTGTGTGCGGCGCAGACGCTGGGGCCAGCGCTGGATTCTGTGTGTCATGCGCTGGCGAATAACAAGGCTTGA